In a single window of the Ancylobacter polymorphus genome:
- a CDS encoding 2-oxoglutarate dehydrogenase E1 component has product MSRADVNETFLNTSFLYGANAAWIEDLYARFEADPNSVDAEWQAFFAGLKDAPADVEKSARGASWKKEGWPIHANGELVSAMDGQWIEVEKAIGRKVEAKAAEKAQKSGVELTSADVQQATRDSVKALMMIRAYRMRGHLHAKLDPLGLEPVRAAPELDPASYGFREADLDRPIFIDHVLGMEFATVRQMVAILQRTYCATLGVEFMHISSPEEKAWIQERIEGPDKEITFTREGKRAILNKLVEAEGFEKFLDVRYTGTKRFGLDGGESLIPALEQIIKRGGNLGVKEIVLGMAHRGRLNVLTQVMGKPHRALFHEFKGGSWAPDEVEGSGDVKYHLGASSDREFDGNQVHLSLTANPSHLEIVDPVVLGKARAKQDLLRDAERTQVMPLLLHGDAAFAGQGVVAECLGLSGLKGHRTGGSIHFIINNQIGFTTYPRFSRSSPYPSDVAKTIEAPIFHVNGDDPEAVTFAAKIATEFRQRFRKPVVVDMFCYRRFGHNEGDEPAFTQPLMYKLIKQHPTTLELYSRKLEAEGVIAPGEIDAMRAEWRSKLDIEYEAGQAYKPNKADWLDGRWAGLKAAAAEDDPRRGVTGVALDELRMIGDRITTVPEGFHVHRTIQRFLDARRKAILDDGAGIDWSTAEALAFTSLQLEGHPVRLSGQDCERGTFSQRHSVLIDQETEERHTPFNHVREGQAHYEVINSMLSEEAVLGFEYGYSLSEPNALTMWEAQFGDFANGAQVIFDQFLSSGERKWLRMSGLVCLLPHGYEGQGPEHSSARLERYLQMCAEDNMQVANLTTPANYFHALRRQLKRDFRKPLILMTPKSLLRHKRAVSTLAELGPQTTFHRVLWDDADRNFAAALPAEAVKLKADSEIRRVVLCSGKVYYDLYEERERRGIDDIYLLRVEQLFPFPLKTLAQEIGRFKQAEIVWCQEEPKNQGAWAFVQPYLEWVLEQAGSASSRPRYTGRPASAATATGLMSKHLAQLKAFLQDALG; this is encoded by the coding sequence ATGTCGCGCGCGGACGTGAACGAGACCTTCCTCAATACCTCCTTCCTCTACGGAGCCAATGCGGCCTGGATCGAGGACCTCTATGCCCGCTTCGAAGCCGACCCCAATTCGGTGGATGCCGAATGGCAGGCCTTCTTCGCCGGGCTGAAGGACGCTCCGGCCGATGTCGAGAAGAGCGCCCGCGGCGCCTCCTGGAAGAAGGAGGGCTGGCCGATCCACGCCAATGGCGAACTCGTCTCGGCGATGGACGGTCAGTGGATCGAGGTGGAGAAGGCGATCGGCCGCAAGGTCGAAGCCAAGGCGGCGGAGAAGGCGCAGAAGTCCGGTGTCGAGCTGACTTCCGCCGATGTGCAGCAAGCCACCCGCGACTCCGTCAAGGCGCTGATGATGATCCGCGCCTATCGCATGCGCGGCCATCTTCACGCCAAGCTCGACCCGCTGGGTCTTGAGCCCGTGCGCGCCGCGCCCGAGCTCGACCCCGCCTCCTATGGCTTCCGCGAGGCCGATCTCGACCGGCCGATCTTCATCGACCATGTGCTGGGCATGGAATTCGCCACCGTCCGCCAGATGGTTGCCATTCTGCAGCGTACCTATTGCGCGACGCTCGGCGTCGAGTTCATGCACATCTCCTCGCCCGAGGAGAAGGCGTGGATCCAGGAGCGGATCGAGGGGCCGGACAAGGAAATCACCTTCACCCGCGAGGGCAAGCGCGCCATCCTCAACAAGCTGGTGGAAGCCGAGGGCTTCGAGAAATTCCTCGATGTCCGCTACACCGGCACTAAGCGCTTCGGCCTTGACGGCGGCGAAAGCCTGATCCCGGCGCTGGAACAGATCATCAAGCGCGGCGGCAATCTCGGCGTGAAGGAAATCGTGCTGGGCATGGCCCATCGCGGCCGCCTCAACGTGCTGACGCAGGTGATGGGCAAGCCCCACCGCGCCCTGTTCCACGAGTTCAAGGGCGGCTCCTGGGCGCCGGACGAGGTCGAAGGTTCGGGCGACGTGAAGTACCATCTTGGTGCGTCGTCGGACCGCGAGTTCGACGGCAATCAGGTGCACCTGTCGCTCACCGCCAACCCGTCGCATCTCGAAATCGTCGATCCCGTGGTGCTGGGCAAGGCGCGCGCCAAGCAGGACCTGCTGCGCGACGCCGAGCGCACCCAGGTGATGCCGCTGCTGCTGCATGGCGACGCCGCCTTCGCCGGTCAGGGCGTGGTGGCCGAATGCCTCGGCCTGTCCGGGCTGAAGGGACACCGCACCGGCGGCTCGATCCACTTCATCATCAACAACCAGATCGGCTTCACCACCTATCCGCGCTTCTCGCGCTCCTCGCCCTACCCGTCCGATGTGGCGAAGACCATCGAGGCGCCGATCTTCCATGTGAATGGCGACGACCCTGAGGCCGTGACCTTCGCCGCGAAGATCGCCACCGAATTCCGCCAGCGCTTCCGCAAGCCGGTCGTGGTGGACATGTTCTGCTACCGCCGCTTCGGCCACAACGAGGGCGACGAGCCGGCCTTCACCCAGCCGCTGATGTACAAGCTCATCAAGCAGCACCCGACCACGCTTGAGCTGTATTCCCGCAAGCTGGAAGCCGAAGGCGTGATCGCGCCGGGCGAGATCGACGCCATGCGCGCGGAATGGCGCTCGAAGCTCGATATCGAGTATGAAGCCGGCCAGGCCTACAAGCCGAACAAGGCGGACTGGCTCGACGGCCGCTGGGCCGGCCTCAAGGCCGCCGCCGCCGAGGACGACCCGCGCCGCGGCGTCACCGGCGTCGCCCTCGACGAGCTGCGCATGATCGGTGACCGCATCACCACCGTGCCGGAGGGCTTCCATGTCCACCGCACCATCCAGCGCTTCCTCGATGCCCGCCGCAAGGCGATCCTCGACGACGGCGCCGGCATCGACTGGTCGACGGCGGAGGCGCTCGCCTTCACCTCGCTCCAGCTCGAAGGCCACCCGGTGCGTCTCTCCGGCCAGGATTGCGAGCGCGGCACCTTCTCGCAGCGCCATTCGGTGCTGATCGACCAGGAAACCGAGGAGCGCCACACCCCGTTCAATCATGTGCGGGAGGGCCAGGCCCATTACGAGGTCATCAATTCGATGCTCTCGGAAGAGGCGGTGCTCGGCTTCGAATATGGCTACTCGCTTTCCGAGCCCAACGCGCTCACCATGTGGGAAGCGCAGTTCGGTGACTTCGCCAATGGCGCACAGGTGATCTTCGATCAATTCCTGTCGTCCGGCGAGCGCAAGTGGCTGCGCATGTCCGGCCTCGTCTGCCTGCTGCCGCACGGCTATGAAGGCCAGGGGCCGGAGCATTCCTCCGCCCGCCTGGAGCGCTATCTGCAGATGTGCGCCGAAGACAACATGCAGGTCGCCAATCTGACGACGCCGGCGAACTATTTCCACGCCCTGCGCCGGCAGCTCAAGCGCGACTTCCGCAAGCCGCTGATCCTGATGACGCCGAAGAGCCTGCTGCGCCACAAGCGCGCTGTCTCGACCCTGGCGGAACTCGGGCCGCAGACCACCTTCCACCGCGTGCTGTGGGACGATGCCGACCGCAACTTCGCCGCCGCCCTGCCGGCGGAAGCGGTGAAGCTGAAGGCCGACAGCGAGATCCGCCGCGTCGTGCTGTGCTCGGGCAAGGTCTATTATGACCTCTATGAGGAGCGCGAGCGCCGGGGCATCGACGACATCTACCTGCTGCGCGTCGAACAGCTCTTCCCCTTCCCGCTCAAGACGCTGGCGCAGGAGATCGGCCGCTTCAAGCAGGCCGAAATCGTCTGGTGCCAGGAGGAGCCGAAGAACCAGGGCGCCTGGGCCTTCGTGCAGCCCTATCTGGAATGGGTGCTGGAACAGGCCGGCTCTGCCTCGTCGCGGCCGCGCTACACCGGCCGCCCGGCCTCCGCCGCCACGGCGACGGGGCTGATGTCCAAGCATCTGGCACAGCTCAAGGCGTTCCTGCAGGACGCTCTGGGCTGA
- the mdh gene encoding malate dehydrogenase: MARAKIALIGAGQIGGTLALLAGLKELGDVVMFDVAEGIPQGKSLDIAEASPVLGFDATLVGTNGYEAIEGADVVIVTAGVPRKPGMSRSDLLDINLKVMQQVGAGIAKFAPDAFVICVTNPLDAMVWALQKASGLPTHKVVGMAGVLDSARFRYFLADEFNVSVEDVTAFVLGGHGDDMVPLVRYSGVAGIPLPDLVKMGWTSQEKVDSIVDRTRKGGGEIVNLLKTGSAFYAPAASAIEMATSYLRDKKRLLPCAAYLTGQYGIDDLYLGVPVIIGANGVERVVEIELDAHERAMLDKSIASVKELVAECQKIAPGLGA, from the coding sequence ATGGCTCGAGCAAAGATTGCACTGATCGGGGCCGGCCAGATCGGCGGTACTCTCGCCCTTCTCGCAGGCCTCAAGGAACTCGGCGACGTCGTCATGTTCGACGTGGCGGAAGGTATTCCGCAGGGCAAGAGCCTCGACATTGCCGAAGCGTCCCCGGTCCTCGGCTTCGACGCCACGCTCGTGGGCACCAATGGCTATGAGGCGATCGAGGGCGCGGATGTGGTGATCGTCACCGCTGGCGTGCCGCGCAAGCCGGGCATGAGCCGCTCCGACCTTCTCGACATCAATCTCAAGGTCATGCAGCAGGTCGGCGCCGGTATCGCCAAATTCGCGCCGGACGCCTTCGTCATCTGCGTCACCAACCCGCTCGACGCCATGGTGTGGGCGCTGCAGAAGGCCTCCGGCCTTCCCACCCACAAGGTGGTCGGCATGGCCGGCGTGCTCGATTCCGCCCGTTTCCGCTATTTCCTCGCCGACGAGTTCAACGTCTCGGTGGAAGACGTCACCGCCTTCGTGCTTGGCGGCCATGGCGACGACATGGTGCCGCTGGTGCGCTATTCCGGCGTCGCCGGCATCCCGCTGCCGGACCTCGTCAAGATGGGCTGGACCAGCCAGGAGAAGGTGGACTCCATTGTCGACCGCACCCGCAAGGGCGGCGGCGAGATCGTCAACCTGCTGAAGACCGGCTCGGCCTTCTACGCGCCCGCCGCCTCGGCCATCGAGATGGCGACCTCTTATCTGCGCGACAAGAAGCGTCTCCTGCCCTGCGCCGCCTACCTCACCGGCCAGTACGGGATCGACGACCTTTATCTCGGCGTCCCGGTCATCATCGGCGCCAATGGCGTCGAGCGGGTCGTGGAGATCGAACTCGACGCCCATGAGCGCGCCATGCTCGACAAGTCGATCGCCTCGGTGAAGGAACTCGTCGCCGAATGCCAGAAGATCGCGCCCGGCCTCGGCGCGTGA
- a CDS encoding DUF1003 domain-containing protein: protein MSRRPKTSHETAHHTCALTGNVVSARDGLRLDMLRPGLADHIKALHPDIAPDAYISRKALAKERAAYIADTLKAERGDLSQLDHDVIASLAANDILTENIEEEIESGRTFGERAADAIASFGGSWTFIISFIVFIMIWMALNVAGMMGAFDPYPFILLNLVLSCIAALQAPVIMMSQKRQEEKDRQRSENDYRINLKAELEIRHLHEKIDHMLTRQWERLAEIQAIQIELMEDLASRRH from the coding sequence ATGAGCCGCCGACCCAAGACATCCCACGAGACGGCACACCATACCTGCGCCCTCACCGGCAATGTGGTTTCCGCACGAGACGGCCTGCGCCTCGACATGCTGCGACCCGGCCTCGCCGATCACATAAAGGCGCTCCATCCCGACATCGCCCCTGACGCCTACATCTCCCGCAAGGCGCTGGCGAAGGAGCGCGCCGCCTATATCGCCGACACGCTGAAGGCGGAGCGCGGCGACCTCAGCCAGCTCGACCACGATGTCATCGCCAGCCTGGCAGCCAACGACATCTTGACCGAGAACATCGAGGAGGAGATCGAAAGCGGCCGGACTTTCGGCGAGCGCGCGGCCGACGCCATCGCCTCCTTCGGCGGCAGCTGGACCTTCATCATCTCGTTCATCGTCTTCATCATGATATGGATGGCGCTGAACGTCGCCGGGATGATGGGCGCCTTCGACCCTTACCCGTTCATTCTCCTCAATCTGGTGCTGTCCTGTATCGCCGCCCTTCAAGCGCCCGTCATCATGATGAGCCAGAAGCGTCAGGAGGAGAAAGACCGGCAACGCTCGGAGAATGATTACCGCATCAACCTCAAGGCCGAGCTGGAAATCCGCCATCTGCACGAGAAGATCGACCACATGCTGACCCGGCAATGGGAGCGGCTGGCGGAGATTCAGGCAATCCAGATCGAGCTCATGGAAGATCTCGCCAGCCGGCGACATTAG
- the zapE gene encoding cell division protein ZapE, with protein MAETVAAEAGGSVLAARYVARMAAGDISPDAGQARVVGALAALEQRIASRRLARKSSALGWLFARREDSIPRVRGLYIHGAVGRGKTMLVDLFYESVAVRKRKRRAHFHEFMADVHARIFQVRTDMKAGRIKDGDPIAIVAAALYEEAWLLCFDEFHVTDIADAMILGRLFEKLFDLGVVIVATSNVAPHDLYEGGLNRALFLPFIAMIEEHMEVVRIESPTDYRMEKLGGVRTWYVPAAHETMADVDREMDKVWHRVAGVDGGAPASLASGGRTLTVPRAGGGAARFSFENLCGVPLGATDYLRLARTYHTILIEHIPRLDQDRRNEAKRFITLIDEFYEKGVKVVASAEAEPEQLYLGTEGAEAFEWARTVSRLHEMRSEDYIARPHGRGDSQASGNTTGLVET; from the coding sequence ATGGCGGAAACGGTGGCGGCGGAAGCGGGTGGATCCGTGCTCGCTGCGCGATATGTCGCCCGCATGGCGGCCGGCGACATCTCGCCCGATGCCGGCCAGGCACGGGTGGTCGGCGCGCTGGCGGCGCTGGAGCAGCGCATCGCCTCCCGTCGCCTCGCGCGCAAGTCCTCGGCTCTCGGCTGGCTATTCGCGCGGCGCGAGGACAGCATTCCCCGCGTGCGCGGGCTCTACATTCACGGCGCGGTCGGCCGCGGCAAGACCATGCTGGTCGACCTGTTCTATGAGAGCGTCGCGGTCCGCAAGCGCAAGCGGCGCGCGCATTTCCACGAATTCATGGCCGATGTGCATGCCCGCATCTTTCAGGTGCGCACGGACATGAAGGCGGGCCGCATCAAGGATGGCGACCCCATCGCCATCGTCGCCGCCGCGCTTTACGAAGAAGCATGGCTGCTCTGTTTTGACGAGTTCCACGTCACCGACATCGCCGATGCGATGATCCTCGGCCGGCTGTTCGAGAAGCTGTTCGACCTTGGCGTGGTGATCGTCGCCACCTCCAATGTCGCCCCGCACGATCTCTATGAAGGCGGCCTCAACCGCGCGCTGTTCCTGCCCTTCATCGCCATGATCGAAGAGCACATGGAAGTGGTGCGCATCGAATCGCCCACCGACTACCGCATGGAAAAGCTCGGCGGCGTGCGCACCTGGTATGTGCCAGCCGCGCACGAGACCATGGCCGATGTCGACCGCGAGATGGACAAGGTCTGGCACCGCGTGGCGGGCGTCGACGGCGGCGCCCCCGCCAGCCTGGCCTCGGGTGGACGCACGCTCACCGTGCCGCGCGCCGGCGGCGGCGCGGCACGATTTTCATTCGAGAACCTGTGCGGCGTGCCGCTCGGAGCGACGGACTATCTGCGGCTGGCACGGACCTACCACACCATCCTCATCGAGCACATTCCGCGCCTCGACCAGGACCGGCGCAACGAGGCCAAGCGCTTCATCACGCTGATCGACGAATTCTACGAGAAGGGCGTGAAGGTCGTCGCCTCCGCGGAGGCCGAGCCGGAGCAGCTCTATCTCGGCACCGAAGGGGCGGAAGCCTTCGAGTGGGCGCGCACCGTCTCGCGCCTGCACGAGATGCGCTCGGAAGACTACATTGCTCGTCCGCACGGCCGTGGCGACTCGCAGGCGAGCGGCAACACCACCGGACTGGTCGAAACCTGA
- a CDS encoding trypsin-like peptidase domain-containing protein, with amino-acid sequence MHRHVWGDFGTRTAALCLALVGICSLAIVPAKAGPIESKSAASASLPSSAIIIDKDDRLSRDDYARSFGLTPAAMASRFGATGLVRCGSAVGTGQLVGANNVLVTAAHVLFAPGGEPRGRGAACTFEINTAGGRQKIEVDVDKVVCGARQPYTQPAVKDWAVVPLAAPAKGVKPYMPGTMPVPGNIVLAAAARSGGVESYSLQNCQARKVTATAPGGLREVAIDCDAEGGVSGAAILSPEGAFLGVYVGFRSAHPGKVGPFSMSHYNFGLSAEGGLREAIVDVATRAQSLSASR; translated from the coding sequence ATGCACAGGCACGTGTGGGGCGACTTCGGGACAAGAACGGCGGCCCTTTGCCTCGCTCTGGTCGGCATCTGCAGCTTGGCAATCGTGCCGGCCAAGGCCGGTCCGATCGAGAGCAAGAGCGCGGCATCCGCCAGCCTGCCGTCTTCCGCCATCATCATCGACAAGGACGACCGCCTCTCGCGTGACGACTATGCCCGCAGCTTCGGCCTGACACCGGCGGCCATGGCCTCACGCTTCGGTGCAACCGGGCTGGTGCGCTGCGGTTCGGCGGTGGGCACCGGCCAGCTCGTCGGGGCCAATAATGTGCTGGTGACCGCCGCGCATGTCCTGTTCGCACCCGGCGGCGAGCCGCGCGGAAGGGGCGCGGCCTGCACCTTCGAGATCAACACGGCCGGCGGGCGCCAGAAAATCGAGGTCGATGTCGACAAGGTGGTCTGCGGCGCGCGTCAGCCCTACACCCAGCCGGCGGTGAAAGACTGGGCGGTGGTACCGCTCGCGGCGCCCGCCAAGGGGGTGAAGCCCTATATGCCGGGTACGATGCCGGTTCCGGGCAATATCGTTCTGGCGGCGGCGGCGCGCAGTGGCGGCGTCGAGAGCTATTCGCTGCAGAACTGCCAAGCCCGCAAGGTGACCGCAACCGCGCCCGGTGGCCTGCGCGAAGTGGCCATTGACTGCGACGCCGAGGGCGGGGTGTCCGGTGCGGCGATCCTTTCGCCTGAGGGCGCCTTCCTGGGTGTCTATGTCGGCTTTCGCTCGGCCCACCCCGGCAAGGTCGGTCCCTTCTCGATGAGCCACTATAATTTCGGCCTGTCCGCCGAAGGCGGCCTGCGCGAGGCCATCGTCGACGTGGCGACGCGGGCCCAGAGCCTCAGCGCGAGCCGCTAG
- a CDS encoding GNAT family N-acetyltransferase, with translation MTLPVNASSSEPAAEPMAARATASHGAERVAGHIRKLVPAERELILAHLLRLDPLSRFMRFGGVVSDGALARHATRVVSGDASAVGYFIDGELRALAELHPLGRRAGKPAAAEAAFSVERPWQGRGIGSALMRHLVLLAQNRGIEELQVVFLPNNGPMRNLAVHHAADLQLDDEEMVGRMRAPRATFFSQAREFIGDIFAVLFSAADLQERMLPPHLRGN, from the coding sequence ATGACACTGCCCGTAAACGCTTCTTCTTCCGAGCCTGCCGCCGAGCCCATGGCCGCGCGCGCGACGGCGTCTCATGGCGCTGAACGCGTGGCCGGCCATATCCGCAAGCTGGTTCCGGCGGAACGCGAGTTGATCCTGGCGCATCTGCTGCGCCTCGATCCGCTGAGCCGCTTCATGCGCTTCGGCGGCGTGGTGTCGGATGGCGCGCTGGCCCGCCATGCCACCCGCGTGGTGTCCGGCGATGCCAGCGCGGTGGGCTATTTCATCGACGGTGAGCTGCGGGCGCTCGCCGAGCTGCATCCGCTTGGCCGGCGTGCGGGCAAGCCGGCGGCTGCGGAGGCCGCGTTCAGCGTCGAGCGGCCGTGGCAGGGCAGAGGCATCGGCTCGGCGCTGATGCGCCATCTGGTCCTGCTGGCGCAGAATCGCGGCATCGAGGAATTGCAGGTGGTGTTCCTTCCCAATAACGGGCCGATGCGCAATCTCGCGGTCCACCATGCCGCCGATCTCCAACTCGATGACGAGGAAATGGTGGGACGCATGCGCGCCCCGCGCGCCACTTTCTTCTCGCAGGCCCGCGAATTTATCGGCGACATCTTCGCCGTGCTGTTCTCCGCCGCCGACCTGCAGGAGCGGATGTTGCCGCCGCACCTGCGCGGCAATTGA
- a CDS encoding DUF3772 domain-containing protein — MLAALVALVVLVGAGAGFAQIPPEQQQVQEKLEGQRAIVDGVEAALGRDGLRSSDLDDLRARLDPVRADLTTGIAALDPLLANLNHRVKEIGPKPADDAPAESASITAERDALSARAAELDAVLKQAKLLKVRADQLSDRITSRRRALFTDQLLARSYSVLDPSLWLAAAAAVPIELRGVNYLLSDWAAYANARMQPIGQIAIGLASLLIVGLIFVARSVVARPIRRAELGVDGAPISRLRACSLSALVAILRMAAGPLAATAVLALLNGFDLLPSRVNEIAQGLLLAISIVAIGVGLLDGALAPREPQRRVVPLSNEIAGLIFRFASIGLWILAVAVTLGAFHRALVVPVPLSVATSAAMSLCLVLVASRSMRALNALSGDSDEDITDAKAGAAKETAAPTADAGEVPSSSLLNWIKFPFWILNLTVVGALVIGYVSFASFLSSRALIAVVMAGTLYLVVALINSLFIDALATGPRARHAAKLIGVRPASLELLAVLTAGLLKAVAIIGIVILTVGTFGTSTSDLADIASRVTLGFTIGNSTVAIGDILSALLFLAVGIVIARAIQRWFAVAILPKTAFDQGLQNSIATIIGYIGSITVIAMAMGQLGLNLENIALVAGALSVGIGFGLQSIVSNFVSGLILLAERPIRVGDTIAVKGEEGYVRRISVRATEIETFDRAAVLIPNSDLITGMVKNFTHANTTGRVIVAVNVAYDADADEVRDILIGCACDHPQVLRSPPPRVFLMAFGDSYLKFELRCVVANVDYALTVKSDLHFAVLDRLKAAKIGIPYTPWSIYRGGRIGEEPAAGDDGA, encoded by the coding sequence ATGCTGGCCGCTCTCGTCGCTCTGGTCGTATTGGTGGGTGCTGGCGCTGGCTTCGCGCAGATCCCGCCCGAACAGCAGCAGGTGCAGGAAAAGCTGGAAGGCCAGCGCGCCATTGTCGATGGCGTGGAAGCGGCGCTTGGGCGTGACGGACTGCGCTCCAGCGATCTCGACGATCTTCGCGCCCGGCTCGATCCCGTACGGGCGGACCTCACAACGGGCATCGCCGCGCTGGACCCGCTGCTGGCCAATCTGAACCACCGCGTGAAGGAAATCGGGCCCAAGCCCGCCGACGACGCCCCGGCCGAAAGCGCTTCCATCACCGCCGAGCGCGACGCGCTCTCCGCCCGCGCGGCCGAACTCGATGCCGTGCTCAAACAGGCCAAGCTGTTGAAGGTGCGGGCGGACCAGCTGTCGGATCGCATCACCAGCCGGCGGCGGGCGCTGTTCACGGACCAGTTGCTCGCCCGGTCCTACAGCGTGCTTGATCCCTCGCTCTGGCTGGCAGCGGCGGCGGCGGTGCCGATTGAACTGCGCGGGGTCAACTATCTTCTCAGCGATTGGGCGGCCTATGCCAATGCCCGCATGCAGCCGATCGGCCAGATCGCCATCGGCCTCGCCTCCCTGCTTATCGTCGGGCTGATCTTCGTCGCACGCAGCGTGGTGGCGCGCCCGATCCGCCGTGCGGAACTCGGCGTGGATGGGGCGCCGATCTCACGGCTGCGGGCGTGCAGCCTGTCGGCGCTGGTCGCCATTCTGCGCATGGCGGCAGGGCCGCTGGCCGCCACCGCCGTTCTGGCGCTGTTGAACGGTTTTGACCTTCTGCCGTCCCGCGTGAATGAAATCGCGCAGGGGCTTCTGCTCGCTATCTCGATCGTTGCCATCGGCGTCGGCCTGCTCGACGGGGCGCTGGCGCCGCGCGAGCCGCAGCGCCGCGTCGTGCCACTGTCGAATGAGATCGCGGGCCTGATCTTCCGCTTTGCCTCGATCGGCTTGTGGATTTTGGCGGTCGCGGTGACGCTGGGCGCCTTCCATCGCGCTCTGGTGGTTCCAGTGCCGCTTTCGGTCGCGACCAGCGCTGCGATGTCGCTCTGCCTCGTGCTGGTCGCCTCGCGCAGCATGCGGGCGCTGAATGCGCTCTCCGGCGATAGCGACGAGGATATCACCGACGCCAAGGCCGGGGCCGCCAAGGAAACCGCCGCCCCGACGGCGGATGCCGGCGAGGTGCCGTCGTCCTCCCTGCTCAACTGGATCAAGTTTCCCTTCTGGATCCTGAACCTCACCGTCGTCGGCGCGCTGGTGATCGGCTATGTGAGCTTCGCAAGCTTCCTGTCGTCGCGGGCGCTGATCGCCGTCGTGATGGCGGGCACGCTCTATCTCGTGGTCGCCCTGATCAACTCGCTGTTCATCGATGCACTGGCGACCGGCCCGCGCGCCCGCCATGCCGCGAAGCTGATCGGCGTGCGGCCGGCAAGCCTCGAACTTCTCGCCGTGCTGACGGCGGGCCTTTTGAAGGCGGTGGCGATCATCGGTATCGTCATCCTCACGGTCGGGACCTTCGGCACCTCCACCTCCGATCTCGCCGATATTGCGAGCCGTGTCACGCTCGGCTTTACCATCGGCAATTCGACGGTCGCCATCGGCGATATTCTGAGCGCGCTGCTCTTCCTGGCGGTCGGCATCGTCATCGCCCGCGCCATCCAGCGCTGGTTCGCGGTGGCGATCCTGCCGAAGACCGCGTTCGACCAGGGTCTGCAGAACTCCATCGCCACCATCATCGGCTATATCGGCTCCATCACCGTCATCGCGATGGCGATGGGCCAACTGGGGCTGAACCTTGAGAACATCGCGCTTGTCGCCGGTGCGCTCTCGGTCGGTATCGGCTTTGGCCTCCAGTCCATCGTGTCGAACTTCGTCTCCGGCCTGATCCTGCTTGCCGAGCGGCCGATCCGGGTCGGCGACACCATCGCGGTGAAGGGCGAGGAAGGCTATGTGCGGCGCATCAGCGTGCGCGCGACCGAGATCGAGACCTTCGATCGTGCGGCGGTGCTGATCCCCAATTCTGATCTCATTACCGGCATGGTGAAGAACTTCACCCACGCGAACACCACCGGGCGGGTCATCGTCGCCGTCAACGTCGCCTATGATGCGGATGCCGACGAGGTGCGCGACATTTTGATCGGCTGCGCCTGCGACCACCCGCAGGTGCTGCGGTCGCCGCCGCCGCGCGTGTTTCTGATGGCGTTCGGCGACAGCTATCTCAAATTCGAGCTGCGCTGCGTCGTGGCCAATGTCGACTATGCGCTGACCGTGAAGAGCGACCTGCATTTCGCCGTGCTCGACCGGCTGAAGGCGGCGAAGATCGGTATTCCCTATACGCCCTGGAGCATCTATCGCGGCGGGCGGATCGGGGAGGAGCCGGCGGCCGGGGATGACGGCGCCTGA
- a CDS encoding CAP domain-containing protein: MSLPLKRLAGLLLVPLLLAACAAGPTTVPVDETFYANIAKGGALDPQAAANLISDYRRGRGLPAVTIDPVLMTVAERQAKAMAAADQLSHNIGGRGLTTRLKAAGFSGLRAAENVGAGYHTLAEAFSGWRDSPSHNKNMLLPGATRLGIAAVRSPRSKYSVYWAMVIAVPDPKAEAAEAAAANPAGASASAPAAGGTQVLLNGAPISGQ, encoded by the coding sequence ATGTCCTTGCCGCTGAAGCGCCTCGCCGGCCTCCTGCTGGTGCCCCTCCTGCTGGCGGCCTGCGCCGCCGGCCCCACCACCGTGCCGGTGGACGAGACCTTTTATGCCAATATCGCCAAGGGCGGCGCCCTTGACCCCCAGGCGGCGGCCAACCTGATCAGCGACTATCGGCGCGGGCGCGGCCTGCCGGCGGTGACGATCGACCCGGTGTTGATGACGGTGGCCGAACGGCAGGCCAAGGCGATGGCGGCGGCGGACCAGCTCTCGCACAATATCGGTGGCCGTGGTCTCACCACAAGGCTGAAGGCAGCGGGGTTCAGCGGGCTGAGGGCGGCGGAGAATGTCGGCGCCGGCTATCACACGCTGGCGGAGGCGTTCTCGGGCTGGCGCGACTCGCCTTCCCACAACAAGAACATGTTGCTGCCCGGCGCGACCCGGCTCGGCATCGCCGCGGTGCGGTCGCCGCGCAGCAAGTACAGCGTCTACTGGGCGATGGTGATCGCGGTGCCGGACCCGAAGGCCGAGGCGGCCGAGGCGGCAGCGGCGAACCCGGCCGGCGCGTCCGCCAGCGCACCGGCGGCGGGCGGCACGCAGGTTCTGCTCAACGGCGCGCCGATCTCCGGGCAGTAG